A DNA window from Dama dama isolate Ldn47 chromosome 19, ASM3311817v1, whole genome shotgun sequence contains the following coding sequences:
- the SUMO3 gene encoding small ubiquitin-related modifier 3, which translates to MSEEKPKEGVKTENDHINLKVAGQDGSVVQFKIKRHTPLSKLMKAYCERQGLSMRQIRFRFDGQPINETDTPAQLEMEDEDTIDVFQQQTGGSRVASCLSGSGL; encoded by the exons GAGGGAGTGAAGACGGAGAACGACCACATCAACCTGAAGGTGGCTGGGCAGGACGGCTCCGTGGTCCAGTTTAAGATCAAGAGACACACGCCGCTCAGCAAGCTGATGAAGGCCTACTGCGAGCGCCAG GGCTTGTCAATGAGACAGATTCGATTCAGGTTTGATGGACAACCAATTAATGAAACAGACACCCCAGCACAG ctggagatggaagacgagGACACCATCGACGTGTTCCAGCAGCAGACAGGGGGCTCCAGGGTGGCCAGCTGCCTTTCGGGGAGCGGCCTCTAG